In Candidatus Sedimenticola sp. (ex Thyasira tokunagai), the following proteins share a genomic window:
- a CDS encoding SpvB/TcaC N-terminal domain-containing protein has product MNNSNNITKKPFAAAILIGLFCQFFVLANASAVIYEWSATSHEILTGDYNNDQLEDIYLAAQPEEVSVTIPYDISINLDLVTEIRDTILLANGDGTYTILYDPPRASIQATSWAPTVEYELEYLDLDGDGNDDLIVKPVTEGKNYIVVSAVDPSEQPVIHDYLGQTVEGTIDPENIPARRGATRPATQTAGLNLDGRFSVSQSGKPNYNLSLKSLPTPGGVRPNLSVAYSGENGDSILGVGWYVSGLSKITRCKTTHVQDSYINGVNFNSSDKFCLNGQRLIAVIGEYGSDGTIYRTENESFTRVVSHGDLGGGPSYFTARKVTGEIEEYGTDDDTHHARKLTSDGARAVSWAINKIADREGNSVTYFYNRNNAEGYHYIDRIVD; this is encoded by the coding sequence ATGAATAACAGCAACAACATAACCAAAAAGCCATTCGCTGCTGCTATCTTAATAGGCCTGTTTTGCCAGTTTTTTGTTCTTGCCAATGCAAGTGCGGTGATCTATGAGTGGTCTGCCACAAGCCATGAGATCTTAACTGGTGATTATAATAATGACCAACTTGAAGATATCTATCTGGCAGCACAGCCTGAAGAAGTATCAGTCACTATTCCCTATGACATTAGTATCAATCTGGATCTTGTTACCGAGATAAGAGACACAATCCTATTAGCTAATGGCGATGGTACATATACTATTTTATATGATCCACCGCGGGCTTCCATTCAAGCCACGTCATGGGCTCCGACTGTCGAATATGAGCTGGAATATTTGGATCTCGATGGTGATGGCAATGATGACCTCATAGTAAAGCCAGTAACTGAGGGCAAAAATTATATCGTCGTATCGGCGGTAGACCCTTCCGAGCAGCCGGTTATTCATGATTATCTGGGGCAGACAGTAGAGGGGACTATAGATCCAGAAAATATTCCTGCACGAAGGGGTGCTACACGGCCTGCGACTCAAACCGCCGGACTTAACTTGGACGGTAGATTTTCTGTTTCACAAAGTGGTAAGCCAAATTACAACTTGTCGTTAAAATCTCTGCCAACACCAGGAGGCGTGCGTCCCAACCTTTCTGTAGCGTATAGCGGAGAGAATGGTGACTCGATCCTGGGTGTCGGCTGGTATGTTTCGGGCCTGTCAAAAATTACCCGCTGTAAGACAACCCATGTACAAGATAGCTATATCAATGGTGTTAACTTCAACAGCAGCGACAAATTCTGTCTGAACGGCCAACGGCTGATCGCTGTAATAGGGGAGTACGGATCAGATGGCACCATATATAGGACAGAGAATGAATCGTTCACAAGGGTGGTTTCCCATGGTGATCTGGGGGGAGGGCCATCCTACTTTACCGCACGTAAAGTAACCGGCGAAATCGAAGAGTACGGTACTGATGACGATACCCATCACGCAAGAAAGCTCACTTCCGATGGGGCGCGGGCGGTTAGCTGGGCGATTAATAAGATTGCCGATAGAGAAGGAAATAGTGTTACCTATTTCTACAACCGCAATAATGCCGAGGGTTACCACTATATTGACCGAATCGTTGACTAA